Proteins from one Coffea arabica cultivar ET-39 chromosome 8c, Coffea Arabica ET-39 HiFi, whole genome shotgun sequence genomic window:
- the LOC113707326 gene encoding uncharacterized protein isoform X2, which produces MQGGRDPFFGFGDPFASGGFDGHRDLISSFFGGRDPFDDPFFTRPFGGMLESSFFGPSRGPFMHSQAPSLFGPSGVPFMDAQATGFLDHQSSHPPRSRGPIIEELNSDDEQDENEDQKEKRDNPRKHERRRKQVQFRNDYHRGSIPQSQPRAQSFSFQSSTVTYGGGNGAYYTSSSTRRTGSDGMTFEESKEANSATREAAHRVSRGIHDKGHSVTRKLKSDGRVDSMQTLHNLEEDQLAGFEEAWKGKARKHLPGWTDGLNPEVIGSGRSAVNGANQGGRALPYVGRSNQLESGAVPEMGHAAGPSRPHHAGRGRSAVGGMSGSSSRVKSRAADTANLNQAGKH; this is translated from the exons ATGCAAGGAGGAAGGGACCCCTTCTTTGGTTTTGGCGACCCATTTGCCAGTGGTGGTTTTGATGGGCATAGAGATTTAATATCTAGCTTTTTTGGAGGGAGAGACCCATTTGATGACCCCTTCTTCACTCGCCCATTTGGGGGTATGCTTGAGTCAAGCTTCTTTGGCCCCAGTAGAGGTCCATTCATGCATTCTCAAGCGCCTAGCCTGTTTGGTCCCAGTGGAGTTCCATTTATGGACGCACAAGCAACTGGGTTTCTGGATCATCAGTCCTCtcatccccctaggtctaggggcCCTATTATTGAGGAATTGAACTCTGATGAtgaacaagatgaaaatgaagATCAGAAGGAAAAGAGGGATAACCCTAGAAAGCATG AGAGGAGGAGGAAACAAGTGCAGTTCAGGAATGATTACCACAGGGGGAGTATCCCACAGTCACAACCCCGAGCTCAAAGCTTCAGCTTCCAGAGCTCCACTGTAACTTATGGTGGTGGAAATGGTGCATATTACACTTCATCTAGTACAAGGAGGACTGGCAGTGATGGA ATGACATTTGAGGAAAGCAAAGAAGCCAATTCAGCTACTCGTGAAGCAGCCCATAGAGTATCAAGGGGAATCCATGACAAG GGTCATTCTGTCACTCGGAAGCTGAAATCTGATGGTAGGGTGGACTCCATGCAGACTTTGCACAATCTGGAAGAAG ATCAACTTGCTGGTTTTGAAGAGGCATGGAAAGGGAAGGCTAGGAAACATCTGCCTGGCTGGACTGATGGTCTGAACCCAGAAGTTATTG GATCTGGAAGAAGTGCTGTGAATGGAGCAAATCAGGGAGGGCGGGCACTTCCTTATGTAGGAAGGTCCAATCAACTTGAGAGTGGTGCGGTGCCAGAAATGGGACATGCAGCAGGCCCTTCGCGTCCTCACCATGCTGGAAGGGGAAGATCAGCTGTTGGTGGCATGTCGGGTTCTTCATCCCGCGTTAAATCAAGGGCAGCTGACACGGCTAACTTGAATCAAGCCGGGAAGCATTAG
- the LOC113707326 gene encoding uncharacterized protein isoform X1, translating to MQGGRDPFFGFGDPFASGGFDGHRDLISSFFGGRDPFDDPFFTRPFGGMLESSFFGPSRGPFMHSQAPSLFGPSGVPFMDAQATGFLDHQSSHPPRSRGPIIEELNSDDEQDENEDQKEKRDNPRKHGRSINEPLVEDPDGDAGERRRKQVQFRNDYHRGSIPQSQPRAQSFSFQSSTVTYGGGNGAYYTSSSTRRTGSDGMTFEESKEANSATREAAHRVSRGIHDKGHSVTRKLKSDGRVDSMQTLHNLEEDQLAGFEEAWKGKARKHLPGWTDGLNPEVIGSGRSAVNGANQGGRALPYVGRSNQLESGAVPEMGHAAGPSRPHHAGRGRSAVGGMSGSSSRVKSRAADTANLNQAGKH from the exons ATGCAAGGAGGAAGGGACCCCTTCTTTGGTTTTGGCGACCCATTTGCCAGTGGTGGTTTTGATGGGCATAGAGATTTAATATCTAGCTTTTTTGGAGGGAGAGACCCATTTGATGACCCCTTCTTCACTCGCCCATTTGGGGGTATGCTTGAGTCAAGCTTCTTTGGCCCCAGTAGAGGTCCATTCATGCATTCTCAAGCGCCTAGCCTGTTTGGTCCCAGTGGAGTTCCATTTATGGACGCACAAGCAACTGGGTTTCTGGATCATCAGTCCTCtcatccccctaggtctaggggcCCTATTATTGAGGAATTGAACTCTGATGAtgaacaagatgaaaatgaagATCAGAAGGAAAAGAGGGATAACCCTAGAAAGCATGGTAGGTCAATCAATGAGCCTTTGGTTGAGGATCCAGATGGCGACGCTGgag AGAGGAGGAGGAAACAAGTGCAGTTCAGGAATGATTACCACAGGGGGAGTATCCCACAGTCACAACCCCGAGCTCAAAGCTTCAGCTTCCAGAGCTCCACTGTAACTTATGGTGGTGGAAATGGTGCATATTACACTTCATCTAGTACAAGGAGGACTGGCAGTGATGGA ATGACATTTGAGGAAAGCAAAGAAGCCAATTCAGCTACTCGTGAAGCAGCCCATAGAGTATCAAGGGGAATCCATGACAAG GGTCATTCTGTCACTCGGAAGCTGAAATCTGATGGTAGGGTGGACTCCATGCAGACTTTGCACAATCTGGAAGAAG ATCAACTTGCTGGTTTTGAAGAGGCATGGAAAGGGAAGGCTAGGAAACATCTGCCTGGCTGGACTGATGGTCTGAACCCAGAAGTTATTG GATCTGGAAGAAGTGCTGTGAATGGAGCAAATCAGGGAGGGCGGGCACTTCCTTATGTAGGAAGGTCCAATCAACTTGAGAGTGGTGCGGTGCCAGAAATGGGACATGCAGCAGGCCCTTCGCGTCCTCACCATGCTGGAAGGGGAAGATCAGCTGTTGGTGGCATGTCGGGTTCTTCATCCCGCGTTAAATCAAGGGCAGCTGACACGGCTAACTTGAATCAAGCCGGGAAGCATTAG